The Bdellovibrio sp. ZAP7 DNA segment ACGAGAGAACAACAGGCGTCCCGACCAGGAAGGAATCGCATACATACCCAACGGGATGTTTTTCTTTTGCCCTGTGGTGGCTTCGCTGATCATTTGATCAACGATGTTACCCAAAGTACGTTGGTTCACTTTGCCTTGAACGGCGTTGTTGTTATTGAAAAAGGAGTTCATATAAGACATCGCTGAATCAATCAGGGAGCTGATGCCTTTGGCTTTTAAGAACGCGGTGACTTCGGATGTGGACAGTGGGTTGTCAGGATCACCGAAAGAGAAACGTGATGCATAACCTGGCCAGTTTGAGGCCTTTAATTTTCCTTCGACCAAGTTTGGCACTAAAGAAACAGCACTGATGATGGTTAGTGGCTCTGCAGGGATTTGAAATAGTTTAACCAGATCATTACGACGAGATTTTAATTTTTCATGAAGCAGCATGGAAACTTCGTTGGGAAGTTTGGCTGCCTGAACGATCTCTTTCCAGTCATGGGAACCCAGGCGAGAAAGACGGCGTACAATCCACTGCGCATCTTGAAAGCTGGGATTAAACCAAGAAGCCCATTCGTAATTCAAGTACACAGATTGATTTACGATACGACCTGCGAGCCACGAAAAACTGTTCAAGCTTTCTGGTACGTCTACTAATTGGTAAGGCACCAACAATGCATTCATCACACGGCGCCCCTGAATTACCGACGGAGGAATCGCTCCCGTTTCAAGGCTGTAAAAAGTTTGAGTCGCAGGCAAAAGCACGACATCTTGCAAATCTACATAATCGACATTGGGATCTTGGGTGTTATTCACGACCCAGCGACTGGGAGCACCCTCCGTATTGTTTTGAATGTCCGTCAAGAACCCCAAAAGACTGGCGTGGCCATTCAAGCGCACACGCAGGCGTGACATCCACTGCGTTGGCTGAACTTTGTATCCCAATTTTTCCAACAAGGCTTTGCGCAGTAAAAGATTGTGGGCTTTTTTACCCAGCATCACTTGGTATTGTTCAATAGCTCCATTGTTTTGAAAGTGAACGATGAAGCGATACTCACCGACAACTGAAGGCGTGTTCCCGGCCATTTCCATTTCTGCATTCGCAGGAATATTCAATGTGTGATTGCTAAGATCTAAAGGCTTAACGGAAGAGTCTTGCCAAATATCAGAGGGTGCCGGGTTCATTTTTGAAATGTCGACATTTGATTTCAACATGCGCGTCAAATCTTCGGGCAAAACAATTTGCCCCTGTTGACCGACGATATCAACAGCCTGCGCACTGTCGCTGCCAACAGCAATCATCCCCGGGAAATCAGTCGGAGATGCTGTCGCCCGAAGAACGAAAAATGTTAGCGAGAAAAAAATTAAAGAAAGATATTTTGCCATAGTCCCCTCACGCAGGAGGGACCCAATGCCGAAATCGTGCCAAGCCAAAATGGCACCAGAAGTTCACGATACGCACGCGTCGCACAAAAAAGAGCGAGTCCAAAAAACTCGCCCACATAAAATCACTTCAATTTGTTTTTGAATTTGTTCACGCACTGACACAGTCAACATCGCATCAAAATATTTTGTCGCTCAATGCAGTCAACACCACACACTTAGAAGATCCCGGGGGTATCGGTCATGCAGGCCAGCTCGATGACAACAAGGCGACCGATACCTCTCCTTAACTATCTCTCTAATTTCCGCCGGAATGACCATCGCAAAAATAGATCTTGGGGTATCGGTCAAGTATCCTTCAGAAGCATGGTTACCAAAGAGTGACCGATACCCTACGAACACCCGGATAAAATAATTCAACATACGGACATCAACGAACCTGCTTTTCAACGAGTTCAACCTCTCTGAAGAATCAATCTTGCAACGTCCACAAACATTCCCGATGGGTATCGGTCACGTCCTCTGAAATCGAAAGGCTCAGATGAAACAACAAAGCTTCGCTTCTTTAAAAATTCCCTGGAAGCATCGCTATTGCCACGGTGGGATTCTTCGAAAATCTGCACTTGGTCGCGGTGCGAGACCTCTTTCTCATCGAGATCCTATGCATCTAGTTTTTAAAGTTAATAAGGGAGCAGTTAAAGGTGGGCTCCGTCATGCGCGGAATTTTTTATTATTCAATAGACTGATGAAGAAATACTCCGCCAAATTTTTCGTGAAGATCGAGCAGCTTTCTGTTCAAGCCGATCACGTCCACTTGCTGGTGAGAGGAAATAAACGTTCGAACGTGCAAAGCTTTTTACGAGTGCTGGCTGGCCAGTTCGCACAAAGGTTGACCGATACCCCGAATCAGAAAAATGAAGGGGCAAAAGTGTGGAAGTATCGCCCATTCTCGCGAGTGATTAAGGGGTTTAAGCCGTACAAAATCGTCAAAGACTATATTCAATTGAATGAGCGGGAAGCCCAAGGAAGACCGTATTCAAAGACCAGACTGCGCGGTCTCAGCCAGGAACAGTTGATAGAGTTATGGATATAAAAAAACCCACACCGAAAGATGTGGGCTATCAAAAACGAATCCCCAAAAAAACGTCGCAAAACAGAAGCGGTCAAAAAGGTTCGAGTGCGAGGCGGAGGGCTATCCCCGCAGCGCAGGCGTGCTCCAAGCACGTCGAAGCGAGGAGATAGCCTGACAACGAAGCAATCGGGCCTTTTTCACCGCTTCCCGTCAAAAAGGTTCGAGTGCAAGGCGCAGGGTTATCCCCGCAGCACAGGCGTGCTCCAAGCACGTCGAAGCGAGGAGATAGGCCGACAACGAAGCAATCGGGCCTTTTTCACCGCTTCCCTCGCGGTTATTTGCGGTTCAGACGGATGCTTTGACCACGTCCCCAGCCGCTGATTTTTAGCGAACCAGATCTGCTCCACAAGAACATCAACGCGAAGCCCACCGCCAACATCGCGACACTCAACCATTGGCCGCGAGTCAGACCCAACCATTGGAAACCAATTTGGGCATCAGGCATACGGAAGTGTTCATCAGCGATGCGCACACAAGCATATAACACGATGAATGTTGAAGCGATGAAACCTGGTTTACGTGGTTTTCTCCATAACAAGAAAAGAACCAGGAACAAGAACAAGCCCTCACCCACCGCTGCAAACAATTGCGACGGATAGCGTGGAGTTAACAACGGCTCGATCGCGGCTTTCACTGCGGTGTTGCCTTCTTGAATCGTTAGAATGATTTTGTGCAAAGTTGCGTAGACTTGCTCGCGCGCGCCTTGATCCATGTGGAATTTCCCCACAAGTTCCAACCACTGCTCACGAGTTGTTCCCATTTTATCAACAACATTGCCAAGATCATTCAAACGGCTGAACTCTTGAGACGGCCACATTTCGATGTCTTGAGGAAACTTCACTGCCAAAGGGAATGAAGGATCACAAGGACGGCCCACAAGCTCACCATTGATGAAGTTTGCGATACGACCAAAGAAAACACCCACCGGTCCCGCAACCGCTACCAAGTCAAAAAGGTAAGTCGCATTCACGGAGTACTTTCTTGCGTAAAGCAAGCAAGCAACCACGATACCGATCATGCCGCCATGACTCGCCATGCCACCCTCATTCACAGCCAACACTCCCCAGAAAGGGAATGCGGATTTGAATTTCCAGATCAGATCAGGGCCATAAAAGAATACGTAACCCAAACGACCGCCCACCAAAGTGCCGATCGCTGCATATGTGATGAAATCGCCTACCATTTGGGCAGTCAGGCCTGCGCGTTGGCGTTGTGCCAACCATTTGATTAACAAGTAAGCACAGATGAAGCCCATCATATAAGAGAGGCCATACCAACGCACACCGAAGTCACCAGAAATTCTTAACGCAAAGGGATCAAAATCGTGAACCACTGTTCATCCTTCTTTGAGACAGTTTTTACGTCTCATATTTGTGTCTCATCCTGTGTCTCAACAGGGAAAATTTTAGACTCGGTCCTAATAAAGCGAGAAAATGGAGGCATGTCCAGATTTTCATATTTACTTCTGTCATGCATTATCTTGTTTTCCCTCCATTCAGAGGCACAAACAGCTTCGAAGTGGAGCAACGGATTCGATTGGACTCAACGGGCCACCAAACGCGAGGCCGGCCGCTGGTCTTTGACGGATTGGTTAGCCATCAAAGATAAAAATCGCATGATGGATCAATGGCTTTCCCTGAACAGCCCCTCCCCCTATGAATTCATGCTGGGTGGAGGATATCTGTCGTATGACAAACATCTTAGCGATGGCTCTGTCGCTGACTCCGCCCATTCAGTGATCAATGGAGAGTTAGCAGCCTATGCCCAATTTGTGGGAGTGGGTGCTGAGTATTCAAACAATACCAACGAAAACTATTCCGATCTTGCCGGGCTTTTTAATCTGAGGGTGCTGGGAAATTCCTTACAGAATACCGGTCTGACCTTTTCTTACGGTCTGCGCACGCGGGACATGACCGGTACCACCGTCACCAAGCTTTCGCAGCAGTTTGCTCAGGCGGATTTGCAAATGTACCTGACCAAGTATTTCGGTTTAGATGGCAAGTACAGATACTACATGCCGGTGAGCAATGATCAACTAGGGGACGTTAAAGAAGACTTGTTCGAGGCGAGCGTTTTTATCGACTTTAAGGCGCTTAGAATCTTTGGTTCATGGGTCCGAGAGAAACAGAAAATTAAAGCCCCCGGGGGAACGGATGAAGTAAATACCGAACGCACCGGGATTCGATCAGGCATTAAGCTTTTCTTTTAGACTTCGGAACCTGCTTCCGGTAAATCCCTGCCCATGAAGACATTCTCCTGGGCCATCATCACGTCACTCCTTTGGGCTGCGCCAAGCTGGGCCGTCATCTCAAATCCAGGAAACTTCGTTGATTTCAAAGGCGATAACATCTGCCGCATCATGATTTATGATCAAGGCACAAACTCCATCTGCACCGGCTCACTGATTCGCGCTGATCTGGTCTTAACCGCCAACCACTGCGTGGTCGGACCTACTGCAAAAGTCGAAGTGGGCTGCGGGTATCAAGGATTTGATCCGCAAAACATCGTCACGGTAAAAACGGGCAAAGGAAACTTGGTTGTCCAAAATGTTTCTTTTATAGAAACAGCTTTGGGTCAATTCGCCAGCGTCGACACAGAGCTTGATCAAGCTTTGGTTAAACTCGATAGAAAACTTTCTATCCCACCGATGAAAATCGGCGCAGACGCAGAAATCGATATTAAACGCCCTTGCCTGCTTTCTGGATACGGCATCAATAAATCCGGAACGGCGGGAGTGTTGCTCTCAGCATGGGTCCCGCTCGTGCAAATCGCGCTGGAAGCTTATCGCTTTGATAATGTTTTCGAAAGCACCATGCCTGATCCAGGTTACAGCAAACCACGAGTCGATGAAATGGCAGCCACAGCCATTGAGTCCACGATGCAAGGGGTTTCCCTGTTGTCGGGCGATTCCGGCGGCCCTTTTCTTTGCTACAACAAACAGGGCGAGCTGACTCAACTGGGAATCAGCAATTCAATTCGCCGAGACAGCGAAATGAAATCGGGACACCTGTATTTCACAGTGAACTCTTTTGCGATGAAAATCAGCACTCTGATGCGTACGACCCTAGGTCTTTAGTTCAACGCCTCGAAAACACCTTCTCCTGTTACAAAATAACTTTGTGTCGATTCCTGATGGCTGACCGTGGAATCCAGTGTCCAGTGCAAATTCATTTGCATAGCTGCGATGGGATTTTGAGTCGTCCCGATATTTGTGACTGACGGTATATTGGCTTGAACGTTGAATTCAAAACCCCAAGCCACTGACAGATCTGCCGGCAGAATCGTCGCATTAGTAATATAGCGACCCACGCCCTTCACCGTGCCGTTCGTGGTATACATAACCCGATAAGTGAAATCCACGACGACCATATCGAAACCGTTTTTGTATTGCACATTATAGGTTCTGTACTGAGGCCCACTCCACCCCTGCAAATCCGTCCAGCACTTCACTCCTGACGGCAACGCATTGGCCGTGTCGAACTTGGAGCTCGTCACTGGTTTCCCCGCCTGAATAATCTCCCACACAGTTTTTCCGATATTTACGACCTCACCAATGGACGACAGATCCCAAGTTCCTGCCGCCACCGCAAGAGTGCTGCAATCTGATTGCAATTGCAACATAGCTTCAGAAGCAACTTCGGTCACATCCCGAACGATCACATTTTTAATTTTGAAATAGTCTTCTGCACGTTGATTTGATTGTGCAAAAGTAAGAGACGAAAAAACAGAAAGAGCTAGGACTGCAAAGATACGAATCACAGAAACCTCCCAAAGTTGGAGCATTTCTATCAAGAGATTTCGCTTTAGCAAGTGAAGTTTATTACCACTCTTTGCTCAGAGTGAGAGTGGGAAACAACCACGTCTTCGTATTTGATTCTGACGTCTCTGTTCCATCGACAGTTTTCTTCGAATAAGCTGCGTGATAGTAATTAAGTCCAACCCCCATTCGGAATCCGGATTTAATTTCCGGCATCACATTGAAGCCGACCATATAACTTGTACCTTGCCATGCTTCATTATTATTCGACACGACGTTCTTGTAAGTGCCTTTAGCCAGAACATTGAAATTAGCAATCAAGCTGAAGGAATCGCCTTTGCCGAAAATAAACTTAACTGCGGGACCGGTATCTGAAGTTTGATAAGAAGTTGGAACTGTGGAGCCGGTCGCGTTCGAATTACCTGACATGCTGATGCCAAGATAACTCCAACCTGCCCACCATTTTTTGGAAAGGTGCAAATAGCCTGTCACATTGTAATAGTATTTTGTCGCATCATCTTTAACATCAGTGGAGCTGGTGTTTTCAGAGATGTAAGAACCCGAAACGTCCAACATGAACTCAGC contains these protein-coding regions:
- the lgt gene encoding prolipoprotein diacylglyceryl transferase, yielding MVHDFDPFALRISGDFGVRWYGLSYMMGFICAYLLIKWLAQRQRAGLTAQMVGDFITYAAIGTLVGGRLGYVFFYGPDLIWKFKSAFPFWGVLAVNEGGMASHGGMIGIVVACLLYARKYSVNATYLFDLVAVAGPVGVFFGRIANFINGELVGRPCDPSFPLAVKFPQDIEMWPSQEFSRLNDLGNVVDKMGTTREQWLELVGKFHMDQGAREQVYATLHKIILTIQEGNTAVKAAIEPLLTPRYPSQLFAAVGEGLFLFLVLFLLWRKPRKPGFIASTFIVLYACVRIADEHFRMPDAQIGFQWLGLTRGQWLSVAMLAVGFALMFLWSRSGSLKISGWGRGQSIRLNRK
- a CDS encoding transposase, which gives rise to MKQQSFASLKIPWKHRYCHGGILRKSALGRGARPLSHRDPMHLVFKVNKGAVKGGLRHARNFLLFNRLMKKYSAKFFVKIEQLSVQADHVHLLVRGNKRSNVQSFLRVLAGQFAQRLTDTPNQKNEGAKVWKYRPFSRVIKGFKPYKIVKDYIQLNEREAQGRPYSKTRLRGLSQEQLIELWI
- a CDS encoding trypsin-like serine protease, which codes for MKTFSWAIITSLLWAAPSWAVISNPGNFVDFKGDNICRIMIYDQGTNSICTGSLIRADLVLTANHCVVGPTAKVEVGCGYQGFDPQNIVTVKTGKGNLVVQNVSFIETALGQFASVDTELDQALVKLDRKLSIPPMKIGADAEIDIKRPCLLSGYGINKSGTAGVLLSAWVPLVQIALEAYRFDNVFESTMPDPGYSKPRVDEMAATAIESTMQGVSLLSGDSGGPFLCYNKQGELTQLGISNSIRRDSEMKSGHLYFTVNSFAMKISTLMRTTLGL